The region GCAGACTCGCGCACTCGTCCTCGAGTACGCCCCCGATCACCTCGGGGCGGTGGTTGAGCCGGCGGTCGCGTACGAGGTCCCAGACGGAACCGGCCGCGCCCGCTTTCTCGTCGCGGGCGCCGTAGACGACCCGGTCGACCCGGGACTGGACGAGTGCGCCCGCGCACATCGTGCAGGGCTCCAGGGTGACGACGAGCGTGCAGCCGGTCAGCCGCCACTCGCCGAGCCGCTGGGCGGCCCCGCGGATCGCGAGCACCTCGGCGTGCGCCGTCGGATCGCCCGTGGCCTCGCGTTCGTTGTGTCCGGTCGCGAGCACCGTCGTACCGTCCGTGGACAGCACGACGGCGCCGACGGGAACATCCCCGCCCTGGACGGCCCGGTGGGCCTCGTCCAGGGCGAGCCGCATCGCGGCCCGCCAGCGGTCGCGTACCGGATCTGCCGGATCTGCTGGAAAGGTCTCTTTTGTCGGGCTCACCCGGGAAATCTATCGGGCTCGCCCGGAAAACCGCCTCCCCCGGAAACCGCGGGAGCCGGGACCTGCCTTCCGGATCAGGTCCCAGGACCTGTCCGGCGGATCAGGAACTAGCGGACGGTCTCCAGGACCTCCGCCGCTCCCAGGGCTTCGGCGATCGTGCTGAGCGCGTCGCCTTCGTCCAGGGCGAGCAGTTCCTTCTCGCTCACACCGAGGTCGG is a window of Streptomyces mirabilis DNA encoding:
- the tadA gene encoding tRNA adenosine(34) deaminase TadA; amino-acid sequence: MRLALDEAHRAVQGGDVPVGAVVLSTDGTTVLATGHNEREATGDPTAHAEVLAIRGAAQRLGEWRLTGCTLVVTLEPCTMCAGALVQSRVDRVVYGARDEKAGAAGSVWDLVRDRRLNHRPEVIGGVLEDECASLLTRFFRDR